The Oryza glaberrima chromosome 9, OglaRS2, whole genome shotgun sequence genome includes a window with the following:
- the LOC127785480 gene encoding proline-rich receptor-like protein kinase PERK2 has protein sequence MASPPSPAEYRSYRYVLVDNLSSPTPAPGPSQPPPSPLPPPPPSPPPPSSPPPYPSPSPWSSPPSPPAPPPQILTAPPLPAQELPLAQPKTNSSTKTIAMAVVVPTLAVCVVAAALLWLWRQRKRRRKNSPLPANNDSDQYSSDGQQQHGTADLERAVTGGGPRRYQFHELAAATRDFAEEEKLGQGGFGNVYLGRLAVGTGGGDHHQEVAVKKFSMDSMCQGRREFEAEVRIISQLRHRNLVQLHGWCDSRKGLLLVYELVAGGSLDKHIYNTDRILTWPERYKIIMGLGAALRYLHQEWEQCILHGDIKPSNIMVDSSYNTKLGDFGLARLVDHGKAWQATRSVLGTAGYIDPEFVNTRRPSTESDVYSFGVVLLEIVCAKPPVVLQEDEPSFVLLRWVWNLYSQNAILDAVDERLRVVGVVRDERQMERVLVVGLWCAHPDLSERPSIARAMNVLQSDDARLPDLSPQMYKSKASPPPRDVAVGVDYGGVSTGSTFSGSGVPTSATTTTTRSSGSFVG, from the exons ATGGCCTCGCCACCTTCGCCAGCAGAATATCGTTCTTATCGATATGTACTTGTCGATAATCTATCATCTCCGACACCAGCACCAGGTCCATCACAACCACCTCCATCtccactgccaccgccaccgccatcgccaccaccaccaagttCACCACCACCatatccatctccatctccatggtcatcaccaccatcgccaccagcaccaccaccacaaatTCTGACGGCGCCACCACTACCTGCGCAAGAACTGCCACTAGCACAACCCAAGACCAACTCCTCGACGAAGACGATCGCCATGGCAGTAGTAGTTCCTACGCTCGCGGTGTGCGTGGTCGCCGCGGCGCTTCTATGGCTGTGGCGCCAGCGGAAGCGCCGCCGCAAGAACTCACCGCTGCCGGCAAACAACGACAGCGACCAGTACTCCTCCGacgggcagcagcagcacggcaCCGCCGACCTGGAGAGAGCCGTGACCGGCGGCGGGCCGCGGCGGTACCAGTTccacgagctcgccgccgcgacgcGCGACTTcgccgaggaggagaagctcgGGCAAGGAGGGTTCGGCAACGTCTACCtgggccgcctcgccgtcggcaccggcggcggcgaccaccaccaggAGGTGGCCGTGAAGAAGTTCTCGATGGACTCCATGTGTCAGGGCAGGAGGGAGTTCGAGGCCGAGGTGAGGATCATAAGCCAGCTGAGGCATCGAAACCTGGTGCAGCTGCATGGTTGGTGTGATAGCCGCAAGGGGCTCTTGCTCGTCTACGAGCTTGTGGCAGGAGGAAGCCTAGATAAGCACATCTATAACACCGACAGGATACTCACCTGGCCAGAGAG GTACAAGATCATTATGGGATTAGGAGCTGCGCTACGTTACCTTCATCAAGAGTGGGAGCAATGCATCCTGCACGGCGACATCAAACCAAGCAACATCATGGTTGACTCGTCGTACAACACCAAGCTAGGGGACTTTGGGCTGGCAAGGCTCGTCGACCACGGCAAAGCGTGGCAGGCCACGAGGTCCGTGCTCGGCACGGCCGGCTACATCGACCCGGAGTTCGTGAACACGCGGCGGCCGAGCACCGAGTCCGACgtctacagcttcggcgtcgtcctcctcgagaTCGTCTGCGCCAAGCCGCCGGTGGTCTTGCAGGAGGACGAGCCGAGCTTCGTGCTGCTGAGGTGGGTATGGAACCTGTACAGCCAGAACGCGATCCTCGACGCGGTGGACGAGCGGCTGCGTGTCGTTGGCGTCGTGCGCGACGAGCGGCAGATGGAGCGCGTGCTGGTCGTCGGGCTGTGGTGCGCGCACCCTGACCTGAGTGAGCGCCCGTCCATCGCCCGCGCCATGAACGTCCTACAGTCCGACGACGCGAGGTTGCCGGATCTCTCGCCGCAGATGTACAAGTCCAAGGCGTCACCGCCTCCAAGAGATGTCGCCGTGGGGGTAGACTACGGCGGTGTCAGTACAGGTAGCACGTTCTCAGGCAGTGGTGTTCCCACATCGGCGACCACAACAACCACGCGTTCCTCCGGATCATTTGTTGGTTGA